A single region of the Sceloporus undulatus isolate JIND9_A2432 ecotype Alabama unplaced genomic scaffold, SceUnd_v1.1 scaffold_24, whole genome shotgun sequence genome encodes:
- the LOC121917626 gene encoding uncharacterized protein LOC121917626: protein MPQTTWGRPKRFRKKDKSHSRDSPGSPKIHPERGGDEPGSSEPIAEEHPPSEPKKRKWWQKLFSRRKHTKKHESLDLGPAPTNKEQPGPSPKSKQEQGSYNSFPEAAAADLANNQTSSMEEQPSSDPGSLPLEDNFTGIRDRDQPNTNLNHSERIQTESSENVTYDPNAPIILEDFNDDFWSSSESSLNEEHPPPSSCKLPPSIILLAKFGLHSLCQVFDTLSCERAVTLADTVAEKHLDIFVEHVLESQATECLYLMFLVLASSKCDLDRVIHHLIRAIGGGPFSFPVEEKQLEMKVFAIRLIATITVYIPQAERLEKWIPDFSLILMNFLVEQIKNPGDILTGNFMTKDDTVAAIETIESRWGMLSSLFAKHCGSA, encoded by the exons ATGCCTCAAACTACTTGGGGTCGTCCCAAA CGGTTCAGGAAGAAGGACAAGAGCCACTCCAGAGACTCCCCAGGGTCTCCTAAAAT CCacccagagagaggaggagatgaaCCTGGCTCTTCTGAGCCCATTGCAGAAGAGCACCCTCCTTCTGAGCCA AAGAAGAGGAAATGGTGGCAAAAGCTCTTTAGCAGAAGGAAGCACACCAAAAAACATGAAAGTCTTGATTTAGGGCCTGCTCCTACAAACAAGGAGCAACCAGGCCCTTCTCCAAAAAGCAAGCAGGAACAAGGGTCTTATAACTC ATTTCCAGAGGCAGCTGCTGCTGATCTGGCCAACAATCAGACTTCTTCGATGGAGGAGCAGCCTTCCTCTGACCCA GGTTCTCTTCCATTGGAAGACAATTTCACAGGCATCAGAGACAGGGACCAGCCCAATACGAATCTGAATCACTCAGAGAG AATCCAGACAGAATCCTCAGAGAACGTGACATACGATCCCAATGCACCCATCATCTTAGAG GATTTCAACGATGATTTTTGGTCCAGTTCAGAGAG CTCCCTGAATGAAGAGCACCCTCCTCCAAGCTCTTGCAAACTCCCACCTTCTATAATACTTCTG GCAAAATTCGGTCTACACAGTTTGTGCCAAGTGTTTGACACTTTGTCCTGTGAAAGGGCTGTGACTCTTGCAGACACTGTGGCCGAGAAGCATCTGGACATATTTGTAGAGCATGTCTTGGAATCACAGGCTAC ggaatgtctttatttaatgttTCTAGTCCTAGCTTCATCCAAGTGTGATTTGGACCGTGTGATACACCACTTGATTCGCGCGATTGGTGGGggacctttctcttttcctgttgagGAAAAACAGCTTGAAATGAAG GTATTCGCAATAAGATTGATTGCGACCATCACAGTATACATCCCACAAGCTGAAAGGCTGGAGAAATGGATCCCAGACTTCAGTTTAATCTTGATGAATTTCCTGGTGGAACAGATCAAAAACCCTGGGGACATTTTAACTGGGAACTTCATGACAAAAGA TGATACAGTCGCTGCCATTGAGACCATCGAAAGTAGATGGGGCATGCTATCCTCCCTCTTTGCAAAGCACTGTGGCTCTGCTTAG
- the LOC121917604 gene encoding transcription factor RelB-like isoform X1 produces the protein MSSPCLQPPPPPSSSSSAQLERGMLAPPLGAAFPASSLSVMQPNGNTSEELEIIEELIKEDGFAVPRPARGCLPEAARLISRGPNMVSPTGMQRLVEPAGMNLLHLSPESFASSCPPSPCFPQDRSASQLSQNLNNLTLRSELIPRGPSLTLQLGSGSLDSPWPPAARHPVMPQDQLDKNFLEPLKLVITEQPKQRGMRFRYQCEGRSAGSILGECSTETNKTLPTIELQNFAGISEVKVTACLVWKDWPYRIHPHSLVGKDCQNGLCEVTLKPCVNPKHSFNNLGIQCVKKKDIEESIEKKLQLGIDPFKAGSLKNHQEVDMNVVRICFQASYQDGTGKTRHLNPVLSEPIFDKKSTNTSELKIYRMNKEYGTCTGGEELYLLCDKVQKEDISIIFRKDTWEGKADFSQADVHRQIAIVFKTPPYQHLDITEPVEVEVYLRRLTDSVSSEPFSFTYQPRDNDTYRVNKKRKQGMPDVLEELSGPDPHGIEAKRKKKKPAYMDHFNLTPSAAGSMPNPEDQNFLTSLERISVPDLFEDYNLVQGFSYSGPSLSDVVLPSTMDFPEGPEHEFLLDAYSVHSGVSALFPLSGDCEPEGTASLVGSSMFPSQYKEAEAQLEMKTKLKAADSADTL, from the exons ATGAGTAGCCCTTGCCtccagccaccaccaccaccatcttcatcatcatcagccCAGCTGGAGAGAGGGATGCTGGCTCCCCCTCTAG GTGCTGCCTTTCCAGCTTCCAGTTTGTCCGTGATGCAGCCAAATGGAAACACCTCTG aagaaCTAG AAATTATTGAAGAACTGATCAAGGAAGATGGCTTTGCTGTGCCACGTCCTGCCAGGGGCTGTCTTCCCGAGGCAGCCAGGCTGATCTCCAGAGGCCCCAACATGGTCTCACCCACTGGGATGCAGAGACTGGTTGAACCTGCAGGAATGAACTTATTGCACCTCAGCCCAGAGTCTTTTGCCTCTTCTTGCCCACCCTCTCCTTGCTTTCCTCAAGATCGTTCAGCATCCCAGCTCTCCCAGAACCTCAATAACTTGACGCTGAGGTCTGAGCTGATTCCAAGAGGACCGTCACTCACTTTACAGCTTGGGAGCGGAAGCTTGGATAGCCCTTGGCCTCCTGCTGCCAGGCATCCCGTGATGCCCCAAGACCAGCTGGACAAAAACTTTCTGGAGCCACTCAAGCTTGTGATCACAGAGCAGCCCAAGCAGAGAGGGATGCGTTTCCGTTACCAGTGTGAAGGCAGGTCAGCGGGAAGCATCTTGGGTGAATGCAGCACTGAAACGAACAAAACCCTCCCGACCATTGAG CTCCAGAACTTTGCAGGGATCTCAGAAGTGAAAGTGACAGCATGCCTGGTATGGAAAGACTGGCCTTACCGAATTCACCCGCACAGCCTGGTGGGGAAAGACTGCCAGAACGGTCTCTGCGAAGTGACCCTAAAGCCTTGTGTCAACCCCAAACACAG TTTTAACAACCTTGGGATCCAGTGTGTGAAGAAGAAGGACATTGAAGAATCCATAGAGAAAAAGCTGCAGCTTGGAATTGACCCATTCAAAG CCGGCTCATTAAAAAACCACCAGGAGGTTGACATGAACGTGGTCAGGATTTGCTTCCAAGCTTCCTACCAGGACGGCACAGGAAAGACACGGCATCTCAACCCCGTTCTCTCAGAGCCCATCTTTGACAAGA AATCCACAAACACTTCAGAGCTGAAAATCTACCGGATGAATAAAGAGTATGGGACCTGCACGGGTGGAGAGGAGCTTTATTTGTTATGCGACAAGGTCCAGAAAG AAGATATCTCCATCATCTTCCGGAAGGACACATGGGAGGGCAAAGCAGACTTTTCGCAAGCCGACGTTCACCGGCAGATTGCCATTGTGTTCAAGACACCGCCATATCAGCACTTGGACATCACAGAACCTGTGGAGGTGGAAGTGTACTTGCGGCGCCTGACAGACAGTGTCTCCAGCGAGCCTTTTAGTTTCACCTACCAGCCCAGGGACAATG ATACATACCGGGTCAACAAAAAGAGGAAGCAAGGCATGCCTGATGTCCTGGAGGAGCTGTCTGGCCCAG ATCCTCACGGAATTGAAgccaagaggaaaaaaaagaagcctGCATACATGGACCACTTCAACTTGACTCCTTCTGCAG CTGGCTCCATGCCCAACCCTGAAGACCAGAATTTCCTGACCAGCTTGGAACGCATCTCTGTGCCAGACCTGTTTGAGGACTACAACCTGGTCCAAGGCTTCTCCTACAGTGGCCCCAGCCTGAGTGACGTTGTGCTACCGTCTACCATGGACTTCCCTGAAGGGCCGGAGCACGAGTTCCTGTTGGATGCTTATTCCGTCCACTCAGGTGTGTCTGCCCTCTTCCCGCTCTCTGGAGATTGTGAGCCGGAGGGCACTGCCAGCCTGGTGGGCAGCAGCATGTTTCCCAGCCAGTACAAAGAGGCTGAGGCACAGCTGGAAATGAAAACCAAGCTCAAGGCGGCAGACAGTGCAGACACTTTGTGA
- the LOC121917604 gene encoding transcription factor RelB-like isoform X3, whose product MSSPCLQPPPPPSSSSSAQLERGMLAPPLGAAFPASSLSVMQPNGNTSEELEIIEELIKEDGFAVPRPARGCLPEAARLISRGPNMVSPTGMQRLVEPAGMNLLHLSPESFASSCPPSPCFPQDRSASQLSQNLNNLTLRSELIPRGPSLTLQLGSGSLDSPWPPAARHPVMPQDQLDKNFLEPLKLVITEQPKQRGMRFRYQCEGRSAGSILGECSTETNKTLPTIELQNFAGISEVKVTACLVWKDWPYRIHPHSLVGKDCQNGLCEVTLKPCVNPKHSFNNLGIQCVKKKDIEESIEKKLQLGIDPFKESTNTSELKIYRMNKEYGTCTGGEELYLLCDKVQKEDISIIFRKDTWEGKADFSQADVHRQIAIVFKTPPYQHLDITEPVEVEVYLRRLTDSVSSEPFSFTYQPRDNDTYRVNKKRKQGMPDVLEELSGPDPHGIEAKRKKKKPAYMDHFNLTPSAAGSMPNPEDQNFLTSLERISVPDLFEDYNLVQGFSYSGPSLSDVVLPSTMDFPEGPEHEFLLDAYSVHSGVSALFPLSGDCEPEGTASLVGSSMFPSQYKEAEAQLEMKTKLKAADSADTL is encoded by the exons ATGAGTAGCCCTTGCCtccagccaccaccaccaccatcttcatcatcatcagccCAGCTGGAGAGAGGGATGCTGGCTCCCCCTCTAG GTGCTGCCTTTCCAGCTTCCAGTTTGTCCGTGATGCAGCCAAATGGAAACACCTCTG aagaaCTAG AAATTATTGAAGAACTGATCAAGGAAGATGGCTTTGCTGTGCCACGTCCTGCCAGGGGCTGTCTTCCCGAGGCAGCCAGGCTGATCTCCAGAGGCCCCAACATGGTCTCACCCACTGGGATGCAGAGACTGGTTGAACCTGCAGGAATGAACTTATTGCACCTCAGCCCAGAGTCTTTTGCCTCTTCTTGCCCACCCTCTCCTTGCTTTCCTCAAGATCGTTCAGCATCCCAGCTCTCCCAGAACCTCAATAACTTGACGCTGAGGTCTGAGCTGATTCCAAGAGGACCGTCACTCACTTTACAGCTTGGGAGCGGAAGCTTGGATAGCCCTTGGCCTCCTGCTGCCAGGCATCCCGTGATGCCCCAAGACCAGCTGGACAAAAACTTTCTGGAGCCACTCAAGCTTGTGATCACAGAGCAGCCCAAGCAGAGAGGGATGCGTTTCCGTTACCAGTGTGAAGGCAGGTCAGCGGGAAGCATCTTGGGTGAATGCAGCACTGAAACGAACAAAACCCTCCCGACCATTGAG CTCCAGAACTTTGCAGGGATCTCAGAAGTGAAAGTGACAGCATGCCTGGTATGGAAAGACTGGCCTTACCGAATTCACCCGCACAGCCTGGTGGGGAAAGACTGCCAGAACGGTCTCTGCGAAGTGACCCTAAAGCCTTGTGTCAACCCCAAACACAG TTTTAACAACCTTGGGATCCAGTGTGTGAAGAAGAAGGACATTGAAGAATCCATAGAGAAAAAGCTGCAGCTTGGAATTGACCCATTCAAAG AATCCACAAACACTTCAGAGCTGAAAATCTACCGGATGAATAAAGAGTATGGGACCTGCACGGGTGGAGAGGAGCTTTATTTGTTATGCGACAAGGTCCAGAAAG AAGATATCTCCATCATCTTCCGGAAGGACACATGGGAGGGCAAAGCAGACTTTTCGCAAGCCGACGTTCACCGGCAGATTGCCATTGTGTTCAAGACACCGCCATATCAGCACTTGGACATCACAGAACCTGTGGAGGTGGAAGTGTACTTGCGGCGCCTGACAGACAGTGTCTCCAGCGAGCCTTTTAGTTTCACCTACCAGCCCAGGGACAATG ATACATACCGGGTCAACAAAAAGAGGAAGCAAGGCATGCCTGATGTCCTGGAGGAGCTGTCTGGCCCAG ATCCTCACGGAATTGAAgccaagaggaaaaaaaagaagcctGCATACATGGACCACTTCAACTTGACTCCTTCTGCAG CTGGCTCCATGCCCAACCCTGAAGACCAGAATTTCCTGACCAGCTTGGAACGCATCTCTGTGCCAGACCTGTTTGAGGACTACAACCTGGTCCAAGGCTTCTCCTACAGTGGCCCCAGCCTGAGTGACGTTGTGCTACCGTCTACCATGGACTTCCCTGAAGGGCCGGAGCACGAGTTCCTGTTGGATGCTTATTCCGTCCACTCAGGTGTGTCTGCCCTCTTCCCGCTCTCTGGAGATTGTGAGCCGGAGGGCACTGCCAGCCTGGTGGGCAGCAGCATGTTTCCCAGCCAGTACAAAGAGGCTGAGGCACAGCTGGAAATGAAAACCAAGCTCAAGGCGGCAGACAGTGCAGACACTTTGTGA
- the LOC121917604 gene encoding transcription factor RelB-like isoform X2: protein MQPNGNTSEELEIIEELIKEDGFAVPRPARGCLPEAARLISRGPNMVSPTGMQRLVEPAGMNLLHLSPESFASSCPPSPCFPQDRSASQLSQNLNNLTLRSELIPRGPSLTLQLGSGSLDSPWPPAARHPVMPQDQLDKNFLEPLKLVITEQPKQRGMRFRYQCEGRSAGSILGECSTETNKTLPTIELQNFAGISEVKVTACLVWKDWPYRIHPHSLVGKDCQNGLCEVTLKPCVNPKHSFNNLGIQCVKKKDIEESIEKKLQLGIDPFKAGSLKNHQEVDMNVVRICFQASYQDGTGKTRHLNPVLSEPIFDKKSTNTSELKIYRMNKEYGTCTGGEELYLLCDKVQKEDISIIFRKDTWEGKADFSQADVHRQIAIVFKTPPYQHLDITEPVEVEVYLRRLTDSVSSEPFSFTYQPRDNDTYRVNKKRKQGMPDVLEELSGPDPHGIEAKRKKKKPAYMDHFNLTPSAAGSMPNPEDQNFLTSLERISVPDLFEDYNLVQGFSYSGPSLSDVVLPSTMDFPEGPEHEFLLDAYSVHSGVSALFPLSGDCEPEGTASLVGSSMFPSQYKEAEAQLEMKTKLKAADSADTL, encoded by the exons ATGCAGCCAAATGGAAACACCTCTG aagaaCTAG AAATTATTGAAGAACTGATCAAGGAAGATGGCTTTGCTGTGCCACGTCCTGCCAGGGGCTGTCTTCCCGAGGCAGCCAGGCTGATCTCCAGAGGCCCCAACATGGTCTCACCCACTGGGATGCAGAGACTGGTTGAACCTGCAGGAATGAACTTATTGCACCTCAGCCCAGAGTCTTTTGCCTCTTCTTGCCCACCCTCTCCTTGCTTTCCTCAAGATCGTTCAGCATCCCAGCTCTCCCAGAACCTCAATAACTTGACGCTGAGGTCTGAGCTGATTCCAAGAGGACCGTCACTCACTTTACAGCTTGGGAGCGGAAGCTTGGATAGCCCTTGGCCTCCTGCTGCCAGGCATCCCGTGATGCCCCAAGACCAGCTGGACAAAAACTTTCTGGAGCCACTCAAGCTTGTGATCACAGAGCAGCCCAAGCAGAGAGGGATGCGTTTCCGTTACCAGTGTGAAGGCAGGTCAGCGGGAAGCATCTTGGGTGAATGCAGCACTGAAACGAACAAAACCCTCCCGACCATTGAG CTCCAGAACTTTGCAGGGATCTCAGAAGTGAAAGTGACAGCATGCCTGGTATGGAAAGACTGGCCTTACCGAATTCACCCGCACAGCCTGGTGGGGAAAGACTGCCAGAACGGTCTCTGCGAAGTGACCCTAAAGCCTTGTGTCAACCCCAAACACAG TTTTAACAACCTTGGGATCCAGTGTGTGAAGAAGAAGGACATTGAAGAATCCATAGAGAAAAAGCTGCAGCTTGGAATTGACCCATTCAAAG CCGGCTCATTAAAAAACCACCAGGAGGTTGACATGAACGTGGTCAGGATTTGCTTCCAAGCTTCCTACCAGGACGGCACAGGAAAGACACGGCATCTCAACCCCGTTCTCTCAGAGCCCATCTTTGACAAGA AATCCACAAACACTTCAGAGCTGAAAATCTACCGGATGAATAAAGAGTATGGGACCTGCACGGGTGGAGAGGAGCTTTATTTGTTATGCGACAAGGTCCAGAAAG AAGATATCTCCATCATCTTCCGGAAGGACACATGGGAGGGCAAAGCAGACTTTTCGCAAGCCGACGTTCACCGGCAGATTGCCATTGTGTTCAAGACACCGCCATATCAGCACTTGGACATCACAGAACCTGTGGAGGTGGAAGTGTACTTGCGGCGCCTGACAGACAGTGTCTCCAGCGAGCCTTTTAGTTTCACCTACCAGCCCAGGGACAATG ATACATACCGGGTCAACAAAAAGAGGAAGCAAGGCATGCCTGATGTCCTGGAGGAGCTGTCTGGCCCAG ATCCTCACGGAATTGAAgccaagaggaaaaaaaagaagcctGCATACATGGACCACTTCAACTTGACTCCTTCTGCAG CTGGCTCCATGCCCAACCCTGAAGACCAGAATTTCCTGACCAGCTTGGAACGCATCTCTGTGCCAGACCTGTTTGAGGACTACAACCTGGTCCAAGGCTTCTCCTACAGTGGCCCCAGCCTGAGTGACGTTGTGCTACCGTCTACCATGGACTTCCCTGAAGGGCCGGAGCACGAGTTCCTGTTGGATGCTTATTCCGTCCACTCAGGTGTGTCTGCCCTCTTCCCGCTCTCTGGAGATTGTGAGCCGGAGGGCACTGCCAGCCTGGTGGGCAGCAGCATGTTTCCCAGCCAGTACAAAGAGGCTGAGGCACAGCTGGAAATGAAAACCAAGCTCAAGGCGGCAGACAGTGCAGACACTTTGTGA